A single Lactuca sativa cultivar Salinas chromosome 8, Lsat_Salinas_v11, whole genome shotgun sequence DNA region contains:
- the LOC111918543 gene encoding protein LIKE COV 1 — MGDEKLPISREKDRELLIPVANTVDDAAAASSKPSSSSTSSSHTAGRETFGKVIRSWASKKFMTGCVILLPMAITFYITWWFIHFVDGFFSPIYDHLGINIFGLGFITSITFIFLIGVFMSSWLGASVLTLGEWFIKRMPFVRHIYNASKQISSAISPDQNTQAFKEVAIITHPRIGEYAFGFITSSVTLQNYSGDEELYTVYVPTNHLYIGDVFLVNSKEVIRPNLSVREGIEIVVSGGMSMPQMISTMDASRPRNSGEISRY, encoded by the exons ATGGGGGACGAAAAGTTACCGATTAGCCGAGAGAAAGATCGGGAGCTTCTTATACCCGTCGCTAACACCGTCGATGACGCTGCCGCCGCTTCTTCAAaaccctcttcttcttcaacttcatCATCTCATACCGCTGGTCGTGAG ACTTTCGGCAAAGTTATCAGGAGCTGGGCATCTAAAAAGTTTATGACAGGATG TGTCATTTTATTACCAATGGCTATTACTTTCTACATTACATGGTGGTTTATACATTTTGTTGATGGATTCTTCTCTCCAATCTATGATCATCTTGGCATAAACATATTCG GTTTAGGGTTTATAACCTCAATAACATTCATATTTCTAATTGGAGTGTTCATGTCATCATGGTTGGGTGCATCTGTTTTAACCCTTGGAGAATGGTTCATTAAACGCATGCCATTTGTTCGCCATATCTACAATGCATCCAAACAGATCAGTTCAGCCATTTCTCcag ATCAAAACACACAAGCATTTAAAGAAGTTGCAATCATTACACATCCTCGAATCGGTGAATATGCATTTGGATTTATTACTTCATCAGTCACTCTTCAG AATTATTCGGGAGATGAGGAGCTATATACAGTATATGTCCCAACAAATCATCTTTACATTGGGGATGTTTTTTTAGTGAATTCAAAAGAGGTTATCAGACCAAATTTATCTGTTCGTGAAGGAATAG AAATTGTGGTGTCAGGGGGGATGTCAATGCCACAGATGATTTCAACAATGGATGCAAGCAGACCTAGAAACTCAGGGGAAATCTCAAGATATTAG